The nucleotide sequence GTAGGCGGGCGGCCTCAGCAATGGCCacaccagctcctcctccagcGCCGCCTTGAGCGCGCCCTGGCCCGCCACGTCCGCCCACTGCACCGGCGGTCCGCAGTCCACCATCTTGCTGGTCGCCAGCTCCAGAGCTCCCTGGTCCACACCTTTAGGAGGCTCTCCTGACGGCACCGCGAAGCCCCCGCGGGGAGCCGGCGCCGGGGCCCGCTCCGGAAACTTCTCAAAGGGCTCAAGCTGCGGGCCGTAGATGGGGGAGCCCAGGACTTTGAGGGGGACGCCACCAGCGTACTTGCCTGACGCCTCCTCCGCCGCTCCTGGCGGTTTCGCCCGGAACCCATTGCCCCGACACTCGCCGTTGTCCGCGGCGGGGTAGGAGGCGCCGTCGGCCGCCGGGGCTTTGGCGGGCTCGAAGGCGTACTTGCGGTAGCGGCCTTCGGCTCCCTCGTCTGTAGCCTTGCGCTTCAGCGACACCCCGGTCTCCGCTACCCCCTGGAAACCGTAGGAGGCGGGTGACGGCCGGGGTGGGGCGGGCGTGGGCAGAGGCGTGGGCGCCGCCAGACCGGAGGTCAGGTAGGGGGCCGGGGGCGGAGCGGGCGGCGGCGGGAGGGCCCCGTAACCCGGCTGCGCGGCGTAGCCCCCCGCGGGGTAGTTGTACAGAGACCCAGAGGGGCCGTAgcccggcgggggcgggggctgcaGGAGTGCGGCCGGGGCCGGCGGGGGCAGCGCGGCGCCTGTCTGCGCGCAGTAACCCGGCGCCAGGTACCCCGCTCCGTAGCCCGCCGCGTACTCCGGCGCCGCCGACGGGCCCCCGCACGCGTTGCCGGCGTAGAGGGGTTCAGGCAGGTTTCCGGCTAAAACCGGGGAACCGCCGAGACCCCCGGAGCCGCCCCCACCGCCCGACTTGGTTCCCGGGAGGCCCTCGTGGAGCGAGGCCAAGGGGTAAGGAGTCTCTGGCCCCGGCCAGGGTTCGGGGTCCCCCTTGGCGCCGTTGAGGAAGGCGGCGTCGCCGTAGCCGCCCAGGGTGGGGCGCTCGTAGGGCGAGTCCAGGACCCCCGAGTACTTCTCGGCGTAGCGCTTGAGGAGGTTGGAGGCAGTGAGGGCAGAGATGTCGTCGTGTGCCCAAGCATAGTGGCAGCGCTGGCGACCCCCAGGGGGCAACTCCAACTTGTGGGCCGGCGACGGGGTGGTGGAGGAGACGTCCAGGTGCTGCTCTGGCCACTGGTTGAGGGGCTGGGCGTGTTCCGGTGTCCAGTGCATCTTCGACAGAGCTGCAGGCAAGAGAAGCGGCTAGTGAGATCCTGAAGAGCCTCTAAGGACCCACCGACTGCCAGCCGCAGGCGGACCTTCTTAAACCATAGCTTGGGACAGGCTGGTTTTCCCGCATCCACCCACAGCGTTCCACCCTACCCGGGCCATCTTCAGGCACCAAAATCACCGTATTTGTCTTGTCCCACAATTAAAGTTGTCTGAAAAGACTTTACTCAGAACCAAGATGCATCTGAAAATGATGGTTTTTTGGGGTCCTAACCTCacctagtggagaaggaaatggcaacccattccagtgttcttgcctggagaatcccagggacaggggagccggtgggctgccatctatggggtcgcacagagtccgacacgactgaagcgacttagcagcagcaacctcaccTAGGCAATGACTATTGTTTTGTCCTGGTGCCTCCAGCCATGCACTCTAGGACACACGGTCCTCTCAGACCTACTGTAGTGAAGGATGGTGTCTGTGGCAGAGTCTCACTGTCCCTGGGAAACCCCAGAGGCTGACCCAGAAGCATCACTTCCTTTCCACGTGATTTCTTGTATCTACCTGATGGAGTCAGAGCACCTGGGTTCCAGACCCAACTCTGCTCGTGATGGTTGCATACCCAGAGCAGGTGCTGCCACCTGCCTCATTCCCAGAATGTTTCAGCACAATACAAAAAGGTTGTTTCGAATAAACATAAATGTCTTCTGGAGAAGATGGGACAAAGTTAGTGCCTGTCGTAGAAATGGGATTTCCCTACTGGTACAGTGGCCAAGACTCGCAATGCAGGGGGtccgagttcagtccctggtcagggaactaagtctCACATATCCCACCTAAGAGATCGCATGCTTCAACAAAAGATCCCATTTGTggcaatgaagatcctgtgtgtcacaactaagacccagcacagccaaataaataaaaatgaatattacaaaacagaaagttgGTCACAAGTTTATCTGCGCTTCCCAGGAACCAAATAATTCTGCAAAGTAAAACACACTATCATactcaaaacaagcaaaaatattcTTGGCATAGAGATCATAGAACTTTTTTTCATGGACCTCAGGAAATGGCCTCTTAGGTGGTCATGATATAAATACTGCAGAAGTATTTATTTCATACACTGTCCCTCAGCACCAGTCCAGGCATGGGCCAAACTGGTAAAAGGTATTCAAGGCCGGGGGAATGGCACTCTCCAGCTGTATGGCTCCAATTCGTTTGCTTGATCTGAGAATAACAGCTCAAAGACTAAATGGGCCCATGACATTCCAGACAGTTTTTGCTAATGATTATTTCTCAGTCCTAAGCTTTTGATAAACTTACAGGTCAATATTCTTGCTTCAACAGAATTTTGCTGAGCACATACTAAAAGCTGTGCCAGGCATGAGAGCAGATTGAAAAGTGAATATGATGTTTCAGCCAGAAGAGATGACATCCTTTATGAGGTGGAAAATCAGAGGTGTGTGTCCAGAGTTCTAGGGCTCGAGGGAACATCTTGTGCCTAGTCGAGATGGCCTCGCCAGGGAGGGGTGTCTTTACTGGAACTTAAAGGGTGAGAGGCCAAGTTGACCTGACAGGCTAGAGGATTCCAGCAATTCAAAGACTCGGAGCACAGTGCATTGAGGAAGCTAGGGCTAGAATAGCTCATATGCCCTCTTCCCCACCTCAAGATGCCTTACTGCCACCTTCTGAGAAACTGTGATAGTCAAAACAAATCTGTGTCTATGATGATACCTGTGCCCCTTTAGAAGTAGGACTTATGTGCAGTGCACAACCTATATAACCTATATAACTGCAAGCCTCGGGGGAGTACCAAGAACTGCTGGGTCACCAGAACCCTGGCAGTGGGTATATGTGGGGGCAGTGGTACAAGAAGAGTTTGAAAATTATCAGATTGCTTCTCAGGCAATTGCCCTTACTTGTAGTAGCTTGACTGTACCACCTCTTATGACTGACCTGACGTcagtctttgaaaataaaaccgTTTACCCTCATCCCCACGCCCTAGGGAAGGCGTGAGCCATAGATAGTAGAGC is from Bubalus bubalis isolate 160015118507 breed Murrah chromosome 4, NDDB_SH_1, whole genome shotgun sequence and encodes:
- the FIGNL2 gene encoding fidgetin-like protein 2 translates to MHWTPEHAQPLNQWPEQHLDVSSTTPSPAHKLELPPGGRQRCHYAWAHDDISALTASNLLKRYAEKYSGVLDSPYERPTLGGYGDAAFLNGAKGDPEPWPGPETPYPLASLHEGLPGTKSGGGGGSGGLGGSPVLAGNLPEPLYAGNACGGPSAAPEYAAGYGAGYLAPGYCAQTGAALPPPAPAALLQPPPPPGYGPSGSLYNYPAGGYAAQPGYGALPPPPAPPPAPYLTSGLAAPTPLPTPAPPRPSPASYGFQGVAETGVSLKRKATDEGAEGRYRKYAFEPAKAPAADGASYPAADNGECRGNGFRAKPPGAAEEASGKYAGGVPLKVLGSPIYGPQLEPFEKFPERAPAPAPRGGFAVPSGEPPKGVDQGALELATSKMVDCGPPVQWADVAGQGALKAALEEELVWPLLRPPAYPGSPRPPRTVLLFGPRGAGKALLGRCLATQLGATLLRLRGGTLVAPGAAEGARLLQAAFAAARCRPPAVLLISELDALLSVRDDGTAAAGALQAPLLACLDGGCGAGADGVLVVGTTSRPAALDEATRRRFALRFYVTLPDGPARGQILQRALAQQGCALSERELAALVQGTQGFSGGELGQLCQQAAAGAGLPGLQRPISYKDMEAALAKVGPRASPKDLDSFVEWDKMYGFGH